Proteins from a genomic interval of Nitrospirota bacterium:
- a CDS encoding D-sedoheptulose 7-phosphate isomerase: MKNKILSIFEESISVKGQFIKENVDAIVEVSKLLADTFDRGGKLMLFGNGGSATDASHIAAEFVNRFKRERPGLPALALNTDMSVMTAIANDYDFSEVFARQVKALAQEGDVLVAISTSGNSPNVLKAVEAAKKKKLKIIALTGAKGEKLASKADYAFIVPSTNTPRIQEVHITLGHVLCQMVEEILFESHRKK; the protein is encoded by the coding sequence ATGAAGAATAAGATTTTATCAATCTTTGAAGAAAGCATATCTGTCAAAGGACAGTTTATAAAAGAAAACGTTGATGCAATTGTTGAGGTGTCAAAGCTTCTTGCAGATACATTTGACAGAGGTGGCAAACTGATGCTTTTCGGCAACGGCGGAAGCGCCACAGATGCCTCCCACATTGCGGCTGAATTTGTCAACAGGTTTAAGAGAGAGCGTCCCGGGCTCCCTGCCCTGGCGCTTAATACGGATATGTCTGTTATGACCGCCATTGCAAATGATTACGATTTTTCAGAAGTTTTTGCCCGGCAGGTCAAGGCGCTTGCGCAGGAGGGCGATGTGCTTGTTGCCATAAGCACAAGCGGAAATTCACCTAATGTGCTTAAGGCTGTTGAAGCGGCAAAAAAGAAAAAATTAAAGATAATAGCTCTAACCGGCGCCAAGGGAGAGAAGCTTGCGTCAAAGGCTGATTATGCCTTCATTGTCCCCTCTACAAACACACCGAGAATTCAGGAGGTTCATATAACCCTCGGACATGTGCTCTGCCAGATGGTTGAAGAAATACTCTTTGAATCGCACAGGAAGAAGTAA